In the genome of Streptomyces violaceoruber, the window GGGCTCGTGCCCCGGCCGGGCGACGAGCAGTGCCAGGGCCCGCTGCACGGCGGCGTCCAGGCTCTCGCCGCGCGCCAGCCCGTGCACGATCACGGCGTACGCGCCCGCCGCCAGGTAGCCGGTGGGGTGGCCGTGGGTCTGCGCCGCGCACTCCACGGCGAGCTGGGCGACCAGCTGCGGCTCCCAGCCGACCAGGAGTCCGAACGGCGCCGAGCGGGCGGCGGCCTCGGGGCCGCGCTCGCCGGGGTTCTTGGGCGCCTCGGGGGTGCCCATCGTCTCGTCGCCGAGACCGAGCAGCAGCGCGCGCGGGGCGCCCCGGCGGACGTACAGCCACTCCTCGTGGGCCAGCCAGCCGTCGTCCTTGCGCCGCAGGTCGGGCCCCCAGTCGCGCTGGGTGGCGACCCAGCGCCGGTAGGCCCGGTGCAGGTCGGTCGGCGGATGCCAGGCGCCGGTGTCGCGTCGCACCTGGGCGCGGATCAGCCCGTCGACCGAGAACAGGGTGAGCTGGGTGAGGTGGGTGACGGCACCGCGCCGGCCGTGGGCGGCGGCCAGGTCGGCCAGCCCTTCGGGGCCGTGGGCCTCCCGGATCGCGTCGAGGGCGAGAGGGTCGACGGGCGAGCCGAGGGCGTCCCCGACGGCCACGCCGAGCAGCGTCCCGCGCACCCGGCTGCGGAAGTCCTGCTGCTCGGCACGCCCCCAGACGGCACCGGCTGTCCCGCCCACCCGGACCTCCCCTCGGCACTGCCCACACCACTGTCCGTACGTACGACGTCCAGCACTGTATGCGAACAGAAGTGGTCGGTCAGGGCCGGAACGGTGTGGAAACGTTCACGTGCGGGCGCACACCAGGCGGCAGCAGCGGACGAAGTCCCGGACGACGGGGTCGGCGTCGTCCGCGGGGTCCCAGGCGACACCGACCCGGCTGGGACCGACCCCGGTGACGGGGCGGTGGACGACGCCGGGACGGGTGTAGAAGCGGGACGCCGACTCGGGCGCGAGGGCCACGCCGTAGCCGTTGGCGATCGCGGTGAGCCAGTCGTCCGGCTGCGCGGTGACGGCGCCGACGCGGACCGGGTGGCCGTCGCGCTCGTCGGCGGCCAGCCAGTACGCGCGCCAGGGACCCGTCTCGGGCGGGGCGGCCACGAAGGGCTCGTCCAGCAGTTCACGGAAGTCGATCGTCTCGCGCCCGGCCAGCGGGTGCGCCTCGGGCAGCACGACGCAGCGGGGCTCGCTGAACAGCTCCACCACCCGCAGCGCCTCCTGGCCGGGGAACGGCAGCCGTACCAGGGCGACGTCGACGTCCGAGCCGGCGAGCCCGGCGGACGGGTTCGACCACGAGGCCTGTCGCATCTCGGCCCGCCAGCCCGGACGGCGCCGGGCGAACTCGGCGATGATCGGCTGCGTCGCCTCGTTGGCCGCGCTGGCCAGGAAGCCGACCCGCAGGACGCGGTCGGCCCGGCTCCCCGCGGCCCTCGTCTCGCGCAGCGCCGTCTCCCACCCGGCCAGGAGGCCGGGGACCCGGGCCGCGAGCGCCCGGCCCGGCTCGGTGAGGGCCATGCCGTCGCGGGAGCGCGTGAAGAGGGCCGTGCCGAGTGCGGACTCCAGCCGGCGGATCTGCTTGGTCAGCGCGGGCTGGGAGACGTACAGCCGCTGAGCCGCCCTGGTCAGGCTGCCTTCCTCCGCCACAGCCGCGAAGTACCGCAGCAATCGGGTGTCGACGTCCATTCCACCAGGTTATAGACGCAGGTATTGGACGTCGCGGCGGGCGGGGATGAGGCTGGACGCAGGTTGCTGCTGGAAGGGGAGCCCGTGTTCACCGCTTATGTGGTCGTCGGTGTCGCCGCGATCGTCGCGCATGCCGGGATCGCCGTCGCGGACCTGCTGCGTGCCCGGTTCGTCCTCGCCAACTCGGCCGAGGTGGGGGTCCCCGCGTCGTGGCTCCCGTGGCTGGCCGGTCTCAAGGCGGCCGGTGCCGCCGGGCTCCTGGCCGGCCTGCTGGGCGCCGGGCCGCTCGGGACCGCGGCGGCGGCCGGTCTCGTCCTCTTCTTCGCCGGCGCGCTCGCCGCGCACGTCCGCGCCCGGGTCTTCCACAACATCGCCTTCCCCCTCGGCTACCTGGCGCTCAACACCGCGGCGCTGGTCCTGGGGGTGGCCGCGTGAGCGGGCGGGGCGTGAGCACGGCGTGAGCGGGCGCGCGGCGGTCAGCGGCCCCGGGCGGCGCGCCAGGCGTCGGCGAGCGCGTCGAGGTCCCCCCGCCGCTCGTTCCGCAGGTCCCGCGCCTCGCCCGACCGAGGGTCCAGGAGGTGGCCGAGCGGGCGGGCCCGCCACCGGAAACCCACGTCTTTCCACAGGGCCGCGATCTTCTCAGCGGCCCGCCGGTACGCGGCCTCGCCCATGGGAGCGTCCGGGAACTCCGTGGGGTGGGTGGCCGCGAGGACCGCGCAGCAGCCGTCGGCCAGGGTCCAGACGGCCTCGGCCGCGAGGACCGGCCCGAGGCCGAAGCCCCGCCAGGCGGGGTCCAGCCGTATGTCGAAGAGGACGAGCAGGTCACCGTCGCAGGACGTCATCGCGTCCCGGAACTCCTGCCGGTAGCCGCCCCGGCCGAGGTCGTAGACGCCGAGGACCAGGTTGGACAGGCCGGTGTCGTAGGCCTGCGCGTCGGAGAACGGGAAGGGGCTGAACCGCTCGTCCATCCGCAGCCGGAAGAGTTTCATCGA includes:
- a CDS encoding ADP-ribosylglycohydrolase family protein produces the protein MGGTAGAVWGRAEQQDFRSRVRGTLLGVAVGDALGSPVDPLALDAIREAHGPEGLADLAAAHGRRGAVTHLTQLTLFSVDGLIRAQVRRDTGAWHPPTDLHRAYRRWVATQRDWGPDLRRKDDGWLAHEEWLYVRRGAPRALLLGLGDETMGTPEAPKNPGERGPEAAARSAPFGLLVGWEPQLVAQLAVECAAQTHGHPTGYLAAGAYAVIVHGLARGESLDAAVQRALALLVARPGHEPVTDALQHALGAVRQGLPSPARVTGLIGAGTAEGLVAAAVYCALVGEDVRHGLRLAVNHDGASAAAGALTGGLLGALHGETALPPAWLAELEGRPTVLELADDFAMEMTQGPALHGPAGSSPGWLTRYPRA
- a CDS encoding LysR family transcriptional regulator, whose protein sequence is MDVDTRLLRYFAAVAEEGSLTRAAQRLYVSQPALTKQIRRLESALGTALFTRSRDGMALTEPGRALAARVPGLLAGWETALRETRAAGSRADRVLRVGFLASAANEATQPIIAEFARRRPGWRAEMRQASWSNPSAGLAGSDVDVALVRLPFPGQEALRVVELFSEPRCVVLPEAHPLAGRETIDFRELLDEPFVAAPPETGPWRAYWLAADERDGHPVRVGAVTAQPDDWLTAIANGYGVALAPESASRFYTRPGVVHRPVTGVGPSRVGVAWDPADDADPVVRDFVRCCRLVCART
- a CDS encoding DoxX family protein; its protein translation is MFTAYVVVGVAAIVAHAGIAVADLLRARFVLANSAEVGVPASWLPWLAGLKAAGAAGLLAGLLGAGPLGTAAAAGLVLFFAGALAAHVRARVFHNIAFPLGYLALNTAALVLGVAA